The following are encoded in a window of uncultured Pseudomonas sp. genomic DNA:
- a CDS encoding heme-binding protein, translated as MSTLNLQVATAITEQALAVAREISAAPLTVAVLDAGGHLISLQREDGASLLRPQIAIGKAWGALALGKGSRLIAADAQQRPAFIGAVNNLADGQLVPAPGGVLIRDERGGVIGAVGITGDTSDIDEQCAINAVESVGLKADAGNAA; from the coding sequence ATGAGTACGTTGAATCTGCAGGTCGCGACCGCTATCACTGAGCAGGCATTGGCAGTCGCCCGCGAAATATCAGCCGCACCCTTGACCGTGGCCGTGCTGGACGCAGGGGGGCACTTGATCAGCTTGCAGCGCGAGGACGGTGCCAGCCTACTGCGCCCGCAAATCGCCATCGGCAAGGCGTGGGGGGCGTTGGCGCTGGGCAAGGGCTCGCGGCTGATCGCGGCAGATGCCCAACAACGCCCGGCGTTTATCGGCGCAGTGAACAACCTGGCTGACGGTCAGTTGGTGCCGGCACCGGGTGGGGTGTTGATTCGTGATGAGCGTGGGGGGGTGATCGGTGCGGTGGGCATCACTGGCGATACCTCAGATATCGATGAGCAGTGCGCGATCAACGCGGTGGAATCGGTCGGTCTAAAGGCGGATGCCGGTAACGCCGCCTGA
- a CDS encoding TetR/AcrR family transcriptional regulator yields MTSIRERNTALILRAASEEFADKGFAASKTSDIAAKAGVPKPNVYYYFKSKENLYREVLESIIEPLLEASTPFNQPGKPADVLRAYIRSKIRISRELPSASKVFASEIMHGAPHLSADQAEQLNTQAKHNIACIQGWIDQGLMAKVDPHHLLFSIWAATQTYADFDWQISTVTGKANLDEADYEAAAQTIIRLVIKGCEVDECHVSPSEQVTIA; encoded by the coding sequence ATGACCAGTATCCGCGAACGTAACACCGCGCTGATTTTACGCGCAGCCAGTGAGGAGTTCGCCGACAAAGGTTTTGCCGCCAGCAAAACCAGCGATATCGCCGCTAAGGCAGGGGTGCCCAAGCCCAACGTTTACTACTACTTCAAGTCAAAAGAAAATCTCTACCGCGAAGTGCTGGAAAGCATTATCGAACCGCTGCTGGAAGCCTCGACCCCCTTCAACCAGCCGGGTAAACCTGCCGACGTACTGCGCGCCTATATCCGCTCGAAAATCCGCATCTCCCGCGAACTGCCCTCCGCCTCCAAGGTGTTCGCCAGCGAGATCATGCACGGTGCGCCGCACCTATCCGCCGATCAGGCGGAGCAGCTGAATACTCAAGCCAAACACAATATCGCCTGCATCCAAGGCTGGATCGACCAGGGCCTAATGGCCAAGGTCGACCCGCACCATCTGCTGTTCAGTATCTGGGCCGCGACCCAGACCTACGCCGATTTCGACTGGCAGATCTCCACCGTCACCGGCAAAGCCAACCTGGATGAAGCCGATTATGAAGCCGCGGCGCAGACCATCATTCGCCTGGTGATCAAGGGTTGCGAGGTCGATGAATGTCACGTCAGCCCATCCGAGCAGGTCACAATCGCCTAA
- the moaA gene encoding GTP 3',8-cyclase MoaA yields the protein MSNQLVDPFGRRITYLRLSVTDRCDFRCTYCMSEDMVFAPRAQILSLEELYNVADAFIGLGVKRIRITGGEPLVRKNLISLLTRLGQRPELEDLAITSNGSQLSELALQLQAAGVKRLNISLDSLQRERFSAFTRRDKLDQVLAGIDAARAAGFSKIKLNTVVQKGRNDDEVLDLVEFAMARGLDISFIEEMPLGSITSHQREQTFCSSDEVRERIEQRYALVRSSKLTGGPSRYWQVVGSDTQIGFISPHSHNFCGDCNRVRVTAEGKLVLCLGHENALDLKRLMRAHPGDSERLRNALLQALQLKPERHHFETDAQVQVVRFMSMTGG from the coding sequence GTGAGCAATCAACTGGTTGACCCCTTCGGTCGGCGTATTACCTATTTAAGGCTGTCGGTTACCGATCGCTGCGACTTCCGCTGCACCTACTGCATGAGTGAGGACATGGTCTTCGCTCCGCGCGCGCAGATCCTCAGCCTTGAAGAGCTGTATAACGTGGCCGATGCGTTTATTGGTCTGGGGGTTAAGCGCATTCGCATCACCGGTGGTGAGCCGCTGGTGCGCAAAAATCTAATCAGCCTGCTTACCCGCCTGGGCCAGCGCCCGGAGCTGGAAGACCTGGCCATCACCAGCAATGGCTCGCAGCTGAGCGAATTGGCCCTGCAGCTGCAGGCCGCAGGGGTCAAGCGCCTGAATATCAGCCTGGACTCGTTACAGCGTGAGCGTTTTAGCGCCTTTACCCGGCGCGACAAGCTCGATCAGGTGCTGGCGGGTATCGACGCGGCCCGCGCTGCCGGCTTTAGCAAAATCAAGCTCAATACCGTGGTGCAGAAAGGCCGTAATGACGATGAGGTGCTCGATCTTGTCGAGTTCGCTATGGCTCGTGGTTTGGACATCAGTTTTATCGAGGAAATGCCCCTAGGCAGTATTACCAGCCACCAGCGCGAGCAGACATTTTGTTCCAGTGACGAGGTGCGCGAGCGCATTGAGCAGCGCTACGCCCTGGTGCGCAGCAGCAAACTGACCGGCGGGCCGTCGCGCTATTGGCAGGTGGTCGGCAGCGACACTCAGATCGGTTTTATTTCCCCGCACAGTCACAACTTCTGTGGCGACTGCAATCGCGTGCGCGTGACCGCGGAAGGCAAGTTGGTGCTTTGTCTGGGTCATGAAAATGCCCTGGATCTTAAACGCCTGATGCGCGCCCACCCTGGTGACAGTGAGCGCCTGCGCAATGCTTTGCTGCAGGCCCTGCAGCTTAAGCCCGAGCGTCATCACTTCGAGACTGATGCACAGGTCCAGGTGGTGCGCTTTATGAGCATGACTGGCGGCTAG
- a CDS encoding transporter substrate-binding domain-containing protein, translating to MVCSGAVSAENYVIGVEKLAFAPHYSVDAQGQYRGFARELFDLFGQKNGIELSYKVLPVEQLLPALLSAQVDFKYPDSEAWSQARKAGHSLIYSQGVVNYVDGVLVTPQRHGQPVEQLKRLAMVNGWTPWGYQERIDAGQIELTYSDDLRQMIRQALKKDTDGAYFNVAVATHYLDNIRARPGALVFDPKLPYNRGSFKLSSVKHAEVIQRFDRFLLEYQAEIAALKSQYKVEANLDAERMGVEQWKLDFLARKKLKDAQAH from the coding sequence ATGGTCTGTTCTGGCGCGGTTAGTGCTGAAAACTATGTGATCGGTGTAGAGAAGCTGGCCTTTGCTCCGCACTACAGTGTCGATGCGCAAGGCCAGTACCGGGGATTTGCGCGTGAGTTGTTTGACCTGTTCGGGCAAAAAAACGGCATCGAATTGAGTTACAAGGTTTTACCCGTTGAACAGTTGTTGCCAGCCCTGCTCAGTGCTCAGGTGGACTTCAAATACCCCGACAGCGAAGCTTGGTCGCAAGCGCGGAAGGCCGGCCACAGCCTGATCTATAGCCAGGGGGTGGTTAATTATGTCGATGGTGTATTGGTTACGCCGCAGCGCCATGGTCAGCCCGTTGAGCAGCTCAAGCGGCTAGCCATGGTCAATGGCTGGACGCCGTGGGGCTATCAGGAACGCATCGATGCTGGGCAGATCGAATTGACCTACAGCGATGACTTACGCCAGATGATCCGTCAGGCGCTGAAGAAGGACACCGATGGCGCTTACTTCAATGTGGCGGTGGCCACTCACTACCTGGATAACATTCGTGCGCGTCCCGGGGCGTTGGTATTCGACCCCAAGCTGCCGTACAACCGCGGCAGTTTTAAACTCTCAAGCGTCAAGCATGCTGAGGTAATCCAGCGTTTCGATCGGTTTCTGCTTGAGTATCAGGCCGAGATAGCGGCGCTCAAAAGCCAGTACAAAGTCGAGGCGAATCTAGATGCCGAACGTATGGGTGTGGAGCAGTGGAAGTTGGACTTTCTGGCGCGTAAAAAGCTCAAGGATGCTCAGGCGCACTAA
- a CDS encoding pyrimidine/purine nucleoside phosphorylase translates to MFKVNEYFDGTVKSIAFGMAEGPATIGVMAAGEYEFGTNQLEIMHVVAGALSVKLPDSENWETFTSGSHFTVPANSKFQLKVAMDTAYLCEYR, encoded by the coding sequence ATGTTCAAGGTCAATGAGTACTTCGATGGCACCGTCAAATCCATCGCCTTCGGCATGGCTGAAGGCCCGGCTACCATTGGTGTGATGGCTGCAGGCGAATACGAGTTCGGCACGAACCAGCTGGAAATTATGCACGTGGTCGCTGGCGCCCTGAGCGTAAAACTGCCCGACAGCGAAAACTGGGAGACCTTCACCAGCGGCAGCCACTTCACCGTACCGGCCAACAGCAAATTCCAACTCAAGGTCGCGATGGATACTGCCTACCTGTGTGAATACCGCTAA
- a CDS encoding exonuclease domain-containing protein — MQRWLVIDLEATTAEGGWPVTEMEIIEIGASLVDADGHEIDYFQRLVRPTRRPQLTRFCRQLTHINQADVDLAAPLSAVWPQFERWLLTQQPQLVGWASWGDYDRRQLEQQWLTHGLHSYLKQIPHLNMKKRFAEARQLPAPTSLKQALSLAGLQFQGQQHRALTDARNTARLLPLVLPAQSR, encoded by the coding sequence ATGCAACGCTGGCTGGTAATCGACCTGGAAGCCACCACCGCAGAAGGGGGCTGGCCGGTTACAGAGATGGAAATTATCGAAATCGGCGCGAGCCTAGTCGACGCTGACGGCCATGAGATCGATTATTTTCAGCGCCTTGTCCGCCCCACTCGACGCCCACAGCTGACCCGCTTCTGCCGCCAACTCACCCACATCAACCAAGCTGATGTGGATCTCGCCGCACCGTTAAGCGCGGTATGGCCGCAATTCGAACGCTGGCTATTGACCCAGCAGCCTCAACTGGTGGGCTGGGCCAGCTGGGGCGACTACGACCGCCGTCAGCTTGAACAGCAATGGCTCACCCACGGACTGCACAGCTACCTGAAGCAAATCCCCCACCTAAATATGAAGAAACGCTTCGCCGAAGCCCGCCAACTGCCTGCCCCAACCAGCCTAAAGCAGGCGCTAAGCCTGGCGGGCTTGCAGTTTCAGGGGCAGCAACACCGCGCCCTCACGGATGCGCGCAATACCGCTCGCCTGCTGCCGCTGGTTTTGCCTGCGCAAAGCAGATGA
- a CDS encoding NAD(P)-dependent oxidoreductase, translated as MAKLAFIGLGVMGYPMAGHLARAGHQVCVYNRTAAKAAQWVAEYTGSHAPTPREAAAGAEFVMVCVGNDDDLRGVVLGEQGAFAGMQPGAVLVDHTTASAQVARELAEQAAVLQLGFLDAPVSGGQAGAQNAALTIMVGGEAAIYAKAEPVIQAYARMARLMGEAGSGQLTKMVNQICIAGLVQGLSEALHFAECAGLDAQGAMEVISKGAAQSWQLENRHKTMLAGEFEHGFAVDWMRKDLSILLTEARSNGAQLPVTALVDQFYADVQAMGGGRWDTSSLLARLQGRKPS; from the coding sequence ATGGCAAAGCTAGCGTTTATCGGGTTGGGTGTGATGGGGTATCCGATGGCGGGGCATCTGGCGCGCGCCGGGCATCAGGTGTGTGTGTACAACCGTACTGCCGCGAAGGCGGCGCAATGGGTTGCCGAGTACACTGGTAGCCATGCGCCGACACCGCGTGAGGCGGCTGCAGGTGCCGAGTTTGTGATGGTCTGCGTCGGCAATGACGATGATCTACGCGGTGTTGTGCTGGGCGAGCAGGGCGCTTTTGCCGGCATGCAGCCCGGCGCGGTATTGGTTGATCACACGACCGCATCGGCGCAGGTTGCGCGTGAGTTGGCCGAACAGGCGGCTGTGTTGCAGTTGGGCTTTCTCGATGCGCCGGTATCCGGCGGTCAAGCCGGTGCACAGAACGCTGCGCTAACCATCATGGTCGGTGGTGAGGCGGCAATCTACGCCAAGGCCGAGCCAGTGATTCAGGCTTATGCGCGCATGGCTCGCTTGATGGGCGAGGCCGGCAGTGGTCAGTTGACCAAAATGGTTAACCAAATCTGCATCGCGGGGCTGGTTCAGGGGTTGTCCGAAGCGCTGCATTTCGCCGAGTGTGCAGGGCTTGATGCGCAAGGGGCGATGGAGGTGATCAGCAAGGGCGCGGCGCAGTCCTGGCAGCTGGAAAATCGTCATAAAACCATGCTGGCCGGTGAGTTTGAGCATGGCTTTGCCGTGGACTGGATGCGTAAGGATCTATCAATTCTGTTGACCGAGGCCCGTAGTAATGGCGCTCAGCTGCCGGTTACGGCGTTGGTGGATCAGTTTTATGCTGACGTACAGGCGATGGGCGGCGGCCGTTGGGACACCTCAAGCCTGTTGGCTCGCCTGCAGGGTCGCAAGCCGAGTTGA
- a CDS encoding YkgJ family cysteine cluster protein, whose translation MNCRAGCGACCIAPSISSPIPGMPDGKPAGVRCVQLDADNHCLIFGQPERPAVCSAFQAAEYVCGSTTAQAMQLLGWLEQSTAIAV comes from the coding sequence ATGAATTGCCGAGCTGGCTGTGGTGCCTGCTGCATTGCCCCTTCGATCAGCTCTCCGATTCCTGGTATGCCTGATGGCAAGCCGGCAGGTGTGCGCTGCGTGCAGTTGGATGCAGATAATCACTGTTTAATCTTCGGTCAGCCTGAGCGGCCGGCGGTGTGTTCGGCGTTTCAGGCTGCCGAGTATGTCTGCGGCAGTACTACGGCGCAGGCCATGCAGTTGCTGGGCTGGCTGGAACAGAGTACTGCGATTGCGGTCTGA
- the gltA gene encoding citrate synthase produces MADKKAQLIIEGAAPVELPILTGTVGPDVIDVRGLTATGRFTFDPGFMSTASCESKITYIDGDQGILLHRGYPIEQLAEQSDYLETCYLLLNGELPNAEEKANFVSTIKNHTMVHEQLKTFYNGFRRDAHPMAIMCGVVGALSAFYHDSLDIKNPHHREVSAMRLIAKMPTIAAMTYKYSMGQPMMYPRNDLNYAENFLHMMFNTPCEIKPINPVLAKAMDKIFILHADHEQNASTSTVRLAGSSGANPFACIAAGIAALWGPAHGGANEAVLSMLDEIGDVSNIDAFIAKAKDKDDPFKLMGFGHRVYKNRDPRATVMKQTCDEVLKELGIKNDPQLELAMRLEEIALTDPYFIERSLYPNVDFYSGIILKAIGIPTSMFTVIFALARTVGWISHWKEMLSSPYKIGRPRQLYTGYAQRDLSK; encoded by the coding sequence ATGGCTGACAAAAAAGCGCAGTTGATCATCGAGGGCGCTGCCCCCGTCGAGCTGCCTATTTTAACCGGCACCGTTGGTCCCGATGTAATTGATGTACGCGGCCTAACAGCCACGGGCCGTTTCACCTTCGACCCTGGCTTTATGTCCACCGCCTCGTGCGAGTCGAAGATCACTTATATTGATGGCGATCAGGGCATCCTGCTACACCGCGGCTACCCAATTGAACAGCTGGCAGAACAATCCGATTATCTGGAGACCTGCTACCTGCTACTGAACGGCGAACTGCCGAACGCAGAAGAAAAAGCCAACTTCGTCAGCACCATCAAGAACCACACCATGGTGCATGAGCAGCTGAAGACCTTTTATAACGGCTTCCGCCGCGACGCTCACCCGATGGCCATCATGTGTGGCGTCGTCGGTGCTCTGTCGGCCTTCTATCATGACTCCCTAGACATCAAGAACCCGCATCACCGCGAAGTTTCGGCCATGCGCCTGATCGCCAAGATGCCGACCATCGCCGCCATGACTTATAAGTACTCCATGGGTCAGCCGATGATGTATCCGCGTAACGACCTGAACTACGCGGAAAACTTCCTGCACATGATGTTCAACACCCCGTGCGAGATCAAACCGATCAACCCGGTACTGGCCAAGGCAATGGATAAGATCTTTATCCTGCATGCCGACCATGAGCAGAACGCTTCGACCTCGACCGTACGTCTGGCAGGTTCTTCGGGCGCCAATCCGTTTGCCTGTATCGCTGCTGGTATCGCCGCCCTCTGGGGCCCGGCACATGGCGGTGCCAACGAAGCGGTACTGAGCATGCTCGATGAAATCGGCGATGTTTCCAACATCGACGCGTTCATCGCCAAAGCCAAAGACAAGGACGATCCGTTCAAGTTGATGGGCTTCGGGCATCGCGTGTACAAAAACCGTGACCCGCGCGCCACGGTGATGAAGCAGACCTGCGACGAAGTACTGAAAGAGCTGGGCATCAAGAATGATCCACAACTGGAACTGGCGATGCGTCTGGAAGAAATCGCCCTGACCGACCCTTACTTCATCGAGCGCTCGCTGTATCCAAACGTGGACTTCTACTCGGGTATCATCCTCAAAGCGATCGGCATTCCGACCAGCATGTTCACCGTGATCTTCGCCCTGGCGCGCACCGTCGGCTGGATCTCGCACTGGAAAGAAATGCTCTCCAGCCCGTACAAGATTGGCCGTCCGCGCCAGCTGTACACCGGCTATGCGCAGCGCGATCTGAGCAAATAA
- the sdhC gene encoding succinate dehydrogenase, cytochrome b556 subunit, whose amino-acid sequence MNSQRPVNLDLRTIKLPITAYTSILHRISGVILFVGIAILLYGLDKSLASEEGFAQVQECLTSPLAKFVIWGLLSALLYHLVAGIRHLIMDMGIGETLEGGKLGSKIVLVVSTIVIVLLGVWIW is encoded by the coding sequence GTGAATAGCCAAAGACCTGTAAACCTAGACCTTAGGACTATCAAACTCCCAATCACTGCTTACACGTCCATTCTTCACCGTATTTCCGGTGTCATCCTCTTTGTTGGTATTGCCATTCTGTTGTATGGCCTCGACAAGTCGCTGGCGTCCGAAGAGGGCTTTGCCCAGGTGCAGGAATGTTTGACCAGCCCGCTGGCCAAGTTCGTGATTTGGGGTCTGTTGTCCGCTCTGCTGTACCACCTGGTGGCCGGTATACGCCACTTGATCATGGACATGGGCATCGGTGAGACGCTGGAAGGCGGCAAGCTGGGTTCGAAAATCGTTCTCGTCGTGTCGACGATCGTGATCGTGCTGCTGGGGGTGTGGATATGGTAA
- the sdhD gene encoding succinate dehydrogenase, hydrophobic membrane anchor protein yields the protein MVTNVTSFARSGLADWMVQRVSAVILAAYTLFLLGYVLLNPGMGYAEWQGLFSNNAMRIFSLLALVGLCAHAWVGMWTISTDYLTPMALGKSATAVRFLFQAAYGIAIFVFLVWGVQIFWGN from the coding sequence ATGGTAACTAACGTCACTAGCTTTGCCCGTTCGGGTCTTGCTGATTGGATGGTTCAGCGGGTTTCTGCGGTCATTCTTGCTGCTTACACGCTGTTCTTGCTGGGCTATGTATTGCTCAATCCCGGTATGGGCTACGCCGAATGGCAGGGTCTGTTCTCCAATAATGCTATGCGCATTTTCAGTCTGCTGGCACTGGTGGGGCTCTGCGCTCACGCCTGGGTCGGCATGTGGACGATTTCCACTGATTACTTGACGCCAATGGCGCTGGGTAAGTCGGCGACTGCCGTGCGTTTTCTGTTCCAGGCCGCGTATGGCATTGCCATTTTCGTGTTTCTCGTCTGGGGCGTGCAGATTTTTTGGGGTAACTGA
- the sdhA gene encoding succinate dehydrogenase flavoprotein subunit yields the protein MTSIRTLSYDAIIVGGGGAGMRAALQLAQGGHKTAVVTKVFPTRSHTVSAQGGITCAIASADPNDDWRWHMYDTVKGSDYIGDQDAIEYMCSVGPEAVFELEHMGLPFSRTEQGRIYQRPFGGQSKGPDNPTQAARTCAAADRTGHALLHTLYQANLKAGTSFLNEWYAVDLVKNQDGAVVGTIAICIETGETVYIRSKAVVLATGGAGRIYASTTNALINTGDGIGMALRAGVPVQDIEMWQFHPTGIAGAGVLVTEGCRGEGGYLINAHGERFMERYAPNAKDLAGRDVVARSMVKEVLAGNGCGPDKDHVLLKLDHLGEEVLHSRLPGICELSKTFAHVDPVVAPVPVIPTCHYMMGGVPTNIHGQAITQDANGNDKIIDGLFAVGEVACVSVHGANRLGGNSLLDLVVFGRAAGIHLEKALKEGVEVRGASETDIELSLKRLAGVNERTTGEDVAPLRKELQQCMQNYFGVFRTGEYMQKGITQLADLRERIATVKIADKSQAFNTARIEALELQNLLEVAEATAVAAEVRKESRGAHAREDFEERDDENWLCHSLYFPGEKRVSKRAVNFSPKTVPSFEPKIRTY from the coding sequence ATGACAAGCATTCGCACTCTTTCATATGACGCCATCATTGTTGGTGGCGGCGGCGCGGGTATGCGCGCTGCGTTGCAGTTGGCTCAGGGTGGTCACAAGACTGCAGTAGTCACCAAGGTTTTCCCGACGCGTTCGCACACTGTGTCTGCACAGGGCGGCATTACCTGCGCTATCGCCTCCGCTGATCCGAACGACGATTGGCGGTGGCACATGTATGACACCGTTAAGGGCTCCGACTATATCGGTGACCAAGACGCGATCGAGTACATGTGTTCCGTAGGCCCTGAAGCCGTATTCGAACTTGAGCACATGGGCTTGCCGTTTTCCCGTACCGAGCAGGGTCGCATTTATCAGCGTCCATTCGGCGGTCAGTCCAAGGGGCCGGATAACCCGACCCAGGCAGCGCGTACCTGCGCGGCAGCTGACCGTACCGGTCACGCTCTGCTGCACACCCTTTATCAGGCCAACTTGAAAGCCGGTACTTCGTTCCTCAACGAGTGGTACGCGGTTGACTTGGTGAAGAACCAGGATGGCGCTGTAGTCGGCACCATTGCCATCTGCATCGAAACTGGCGAAACCGTCTACATCCGCTCCAAGGCTGTGGTTCTGGCTACCGGTGGTGCTGGTCGTATTTATGCCTCGACTACTAACGCCCTGATCAATACCGGTGATGGTATTGGTATGGCCCTGCGTGCCGGCGTGCCGGTGCAGGACATCGAGATGTGGCAGTTCCACCCAACCGGTATTGCCGGCGCGGGCGTACTGGTCACCGAAGGTTGCCGTGGTGAAGGTGGTTACCTGATCAACGCCCATGGCGAGCGTTTCATGGAGCGTTATGCACCGAACGCCAAAGACCTTGCAGGTCGTGACGTAGTTGCTCGCTCGATGGTTAAAGAAGTACTCGCCGGCAACGGTTGTGGTCCTGACAAGGACCACGTACTGCTCAAGCTTGATCACCTTGGTGAAGAGGTGCTGCACAGCCGTCTGCCAGGCATTTGCGAACTGTCCAAGACCTTCGCTCACGTCGACCCGGTTGTTGCTCCAGTGCCAGTGATTCCGACCTGCCACTACATGATGGGCGGCGTGCCGACCAATATTCATGGTCAGGCCATCACTCAGGATGCCAACGGCAACGACAAGATCATCGACGGTCTGTTCGCTGTAGGCGAAGTGGCCTGCGTATCCGTGCACGGTGCCAACCGTCTGGGCGGTAACTCGCTGCTCGATCTGGTGGTGTTCGGCCGTGCCGCGGGTATCCACTTGGAAAAAGCGCTGAAAGAAGGCGTGGAAGTCCGTGGTGCCAGCGAAACCGATATCGAACTGTCGCTCAAGCGTCTGGCGGGTGTGAACGAGCGCACCACCGGTGAAGATGTCGCGCCGCTGCGCAAAGAGCTGCAACAGTGCATGCAGAACTACTTCGGTGTGTTCCGCACCGGTGAGTACATGCAGAAGGGCATCACCCAACTGGCCGACCTGCGTGAGCGGATCGCGACTGTCAAAATCGCGGACAAGAGCCAGGCATTCAACACTGCGCGTATCGAAGCATTGGAACTGCAAAACCTTCTCGAAGTGGCTGAAGCCACTGCTGTGGCAGCCGAGGTTCGTAAGGAATCCCGTGGTGCTCACGCTCGTGAAGACTTTGAAGAGCGTGACGACGAAAACTGGCTGTGCCACTCCCTGTACTTCCCGGGTGAGAAGCGCGTCAGCAAGCGTGCGGTCAACTTCTCGCCGAAGACAGTTCCCTCGTTTGAACCCAAGATTCGTACTTACTAA
- a CDS encoding succinate dehydrogenase iron-sulfur subunit — MLQVSVYRYNPEQDAAPFMQDFQVDTGGKDIMVLDVLALVKEQDEGFSYRRSCREGVCGSDGMNINGKNGLACITPISAAGLKGGKLVIRPLPGLPVIRDLAVDMSIFYKQYEKVQPYLQNDTLAPAIERLQSPEEREKLDGLYECILCACCSTSCPSFWWNPDKFLGPAALLQAYRFLADSRDTKTEERLASLDDPFSVFRCRGIMNCVNVCPKGLNPTKAIGHVRNMLLQSGT; from the coding sequence CTGTTGCAAGTAAGCGTTTATCGTTACAACCCGGAGCAGGATGCTGCGCCGTTTATGCAGGACTTCCAGGTCGATACCGGCGGTAAGGACATCATGGTCCTGGACGTACTGGCGCTGGTGAAGGAGCAGGACGAGGGTTTTTCCTATCGTCGCTCTTGCCGTGAAGGCGTGTGCGGTTCCGATGGCATGAATATCAATGGCAAGAATGGCCTGGCCTGCATCACGCCGATTTCAGCAGCTGGCCTTAAAGGCGGCAAGCTGGTGATTCGCCCTCTGCCTGGCCTGCCAGTCATTCGTGACTTGGCTGTTGATATGAGCATCTTCTACAAGCAGTACGAGAAGGTGCAGCCGTATTTGCAGAACGATACGCTGGCTCCAGCCATCGAGCGCCTGCAGTCGCCGGAAGAGCGTGAGAAACTGGATGGTCTGTATGAGTGCATTCTGTGCGCCTGCTGCTCCACCAGCTGCCCATCGTTCTGGTGGAACCCTGATAAGTTCCTTGGCCCGGCTGCATTGCTGCAAGCTTATCGTTTCCTGGCAGATAGCCGTGACACTAAGACTGAAGAGCGTCTGGCGTCTCTGGATGATCCGTTTAGCGTGTTCCGCTGCCGCGGCATCATGAACTGCGTGAACGTTTGCCCTAAGGGTCTTAATCCGACCAAGGCAATTGGCCACGTACGCAACATGTTGCTGCAAAGCGGTACTTGA